The following are encoded in a window of Megalobrama amblycephala isolate DHTTF-2021 linkage group LG19, ASM1881202v1, whole genome shotgun sequence genomic DNA:
- the foxg1c gene encoding forkhead box protein G1c, with product MEELKSPVSFFHKSSFSISSLLLRHERARSDSSAAPEAPRSRAAKPPARSHHHQSNDGKDKPILKRNEANRTDKKESGGVGEQKCEGTDGQEKKSKPDKPPFSYNALIMMAIRQSPERRLTLNGIYEFIMGNFPYYRENRQGWQNSIRHNLSLNKCFVKVPRHYDDPGKGNYWMLDPSSDDVFIGGTTGKLRRRSTAASRAKLAMKRGARLSSTAATAGLAFAGSFYWPVPPFMTLQHRHPNSAAHHNNYAASVLSQSSRHFSSVGSSAERLLLPSAQEATYYGMGCEQMTSTSSFSTSASVPLPLSAPCSFNLLSNQSSYFYSHQVPHTAGLSPWSQEESYLSKTSPSGQFFPGKPSPTSEYIGGLCTDIPSYFPHFNTASSMH from the coding sequence ATGGAGGAACTAAAATCCCCCGTGAGTTTTTTCCACAAGTCGTCATTTAGCATCAGCAGCTTACTGCTCCGACACGAGCGCGCGAGAAGCGACTCGAGCGCCGCGCCGGAAGCACCGCGCTCTCGTGCCGCAAAGCCGCCAGCGCGCTCCCATCACCATCAGTCAAATGACGGAAAAGACAAGCCGATTCTAAAGCGGAACGAAGCGAACAGAACGGATAAAAAAGAGTCTGGGGGAGTTGGAGAGCAAAAGTGTGAAGGAACAGATGGACAGGAGAAGAAGAGTAAACCCGATAAGCCTCCGTTCAGTTATAACGCGCTTATCATGATGGCCATCCGCCAGAGCCCGGAGCGAAGGCTCACTCTCAACGGCATCTATGAGTTCATCATGGGAAACTTCCCGTACTACCGAGAAAAcaggcagggttggcagaactcCATCCGACACAACCTGAGCCTCAACAAGTGCTTCGTTAAGGTCCCGCGCCACTATGATGACCCGGGAAAAGGCAACTACTGGATGCTGGACCCGTCCAGCGATGACGTGTTTATCGGCGGAACCACTGGAAAACTCAGGCGCCGGTCTACAGCGGCGTCTCGCGCCAAGCTGGCCATGAAGAGAGGCGCGCGGCTATCCTCCACCGCCGCCACCGCAGGACTGGCGTTCGCAGGCTCGTTTTACTGGCCCGTCCCGCCGTTCATGACCCTCCAGCACCGTCACCCGAACTCCGCGGCACACCACAACAACTACGCCGCGTCAGTTTTGTCCCAGAGCTCGCGGCACTTCAGCTCGGTCGGTTCCTCTGCAGAAAGACTGCTTCTCCCATCCGCACAAGAGGCAACTTATTATGGAATGGGCTGTGAACAGATGACCTCCACCTCCTCCTTCAGCACATCTGCCTCTGTGCCTCTGCCTCTCTCTGCTCCCTGCTCTTTTAATTTACTTTCCAATCAGTCCAGTTACTTTTACTCTCATCAGGTGCCTCACACAGCGGGACTGTCACCCTGGTCGCAGGAGGAATCTTACCTCTCCAAAACATCTCCTTCTGGACAGTTTTTCCCTGGAAAGCCATCTCCTACTTCTGAATACATTGGAGGACTATGTACAGACATTCCTAGTTATTTTCCTCATTTTAACACAGCCAGCTCCATGCACTGA
- the snrpd2 gene encoding small nuclear ribonucleoprotein Sm D2, with protein MSLLNKPKSEMTPEELQKREEEEFNTGPLSVLTQSVKNNTQVLINCRNNKKLLGRVKAFDRHCNMVLENVKEMWTEVPKSGKGKKKSKPVNKDRYISKMFLRGDSVIVVLRNPLITGK; from the exons AT GAGTTTGCTAAACAAGCCCAAATCTGAGATGACTCCAGAGGAGCTCCAAAAGCGAGAGGAGGAAGAATTTAACACAGGTCCACTTTCAGTTCTCACCCAGTCTGTGAAAAACAACACACAGGTTCTTATCAACTGCCGCAACAATAAGAAGCTACTGGGCAGAGTCAAAGCATTCGACAG ACACTGTAACATGGTTCTGGAGAACGTGAAAGAAATGTGGACAGAGGTGCCCAAGAGCGGCAAGGGCAAGAAGAAGTCAAAGCCAGTGAACAAGGATCGTTACATCTCAAAGATGTTCCTGAGAGGCGATTCAGTCATCGTGGTGCTGAGGAACCCACTCATCACCGGGAAATAA